A genomic window from Vitis riparia cultivar Riparia Gloire de Montpellier isolate 1030 chromosome 18, EGFV_Vit.rip_1.0, whole genome shotgun sequence includes:
- the LOC117907501 gene encoding disease resistance protein RPV1-like, producing the protein MASSSQQPSSSSISIRKHEFEVFLSFTGVDTRYNFTDHLFVYLRDKGINTFRDDQLKRGEEITSELLKTIEESRISIAVFSKNYAHSKWCLDELAKIMECRKEKQQIVLPVFYHVDPSDVRKQTGTFGEAFSIHERNVDEKKMRRWRVSLTAASNLSGYHVKDDEYESEIIKEIADDIHRKLDHKILDVGQHIVGMDAHLEELKSLINIGENDICMVGIYGLGGIGMHDLLQEMGWEIVRQTSPKEPGKWSRLWDPEDIYRVLTRNTGTETIEGIILDLDIPKSKQVEFTTEAFKMMKKLRLLKVHQDAKYDRFHWKAVTAPKVHFSGDFEFPSYELRYLQWDGYPLESLPSNFHGEELVELKFRSSNIKQLFQENKLLEKLKVIDLSHSQHLIEIPNISNAPNLEILILERCGNLESLPSDICKLKYLTNLRCSECRKLKFFPEIKEDMERLRELHLNDTSIQELPSSVKRLKGLEYLDLSACHSLLSLPDSICNLRSLKTLNIDFCWNLEKLPENLESLQCLEKFYAQCVRCQWPSLSGLCSLRELYVSRSNLRQGAILSDISCLYSLQRLNLSHCNLVEGEIPIEICHLSMLKVLDLSSNHFSSLPARISQLSELRVLRLRHCKMLQEIPELPSSLRDIDAHGCACLKTLSSSASLPWKRQLWCSLFNCLKSEVQDLECGSRWSDAKFDCHFYDGKGISIFMPGSCGIPEWIKHQKMGSEVTIELPMNWHEDKNLLGFVLCSLYVPAKDELEVAANLSVCELIINGNHFESLFFSSFCDCYVSDASDEVWLLYYPKIGIPARYRSNQWRNLEVIFDDYIIEGKPVKVEKSGVHLIYDQGEGSGAADTNVNIKRSLEDVENNPAEDPYNKRLRGPDPDHRTQNSTQLNQESSLLSSYQFFNFL; encoded by the exons ATGGCTTCCTCTAGCCAACAACCCTCTTCTTCTTCGATCTCAATCCGTAAACATGAGTTCGAAGTGTTCTTGAGTTTTACAGGTGTAGACACCCGCTACAATTTTACGGATCATTTATTCGTATATTTGCGTGATAAGGGTATTAACACTTTCAGAGACGATCAACTTAAGAGAGGAGAGGAGATCACATCAGAACTTTTGAAAACTATTGAAGAATCAAGAATTTCCATAGCTGTGTTCTCAAAAAACTATGCGCATTCCAAGTGGTGTTTGGATGAGTTAGCGAAGATCATGGAGTGCAGGAAAGAAAAGCAACAAATAGTCTTGCCGGTGTTCTACCACGTGGATCCTTCGGATGTGCGAAAGCAAACAGGGACCTTCGGAGAGGCATTTTCCATTCATGAGAGAAATGTAGATGAGAAAAAGATGCGAAGGTGGAGGGTTTCCTTGACTGCAGCAAGCAATCTAAGTGGTTACCATGTGAAGGATGATGA GTATGAATCAGAGATAATTAAGGAAATCGCAGATGACATCCATAGAAAATTGGATCATAAGATTTTGGATGTTGGTCAGCACATAGTTGGGATGGATGCTCATCTTGAAGAACTAAAGTCATTGATAAACATTGGAGAGAATGACATTTGCATGGTTGGGATCTATGGACTTGGTGGAATTG GGATGCATGACTTATTACAAGAAATGGGTTGGGAAATTGTTCGTCAAACATCTCCTAAAGAGCCAGGAAAATGGAGCAGATTGTGGGATCCTGAGGATATTTATCGTGTATTAACGAGAAATACA GGGACCGAAACAATTGAAGGGATAATCCTTGACCTTGACATTCCTAAATCAAAACAAGTAGAATTTACTACTGAAGCGttcaaaatgatgaagaaactcAGATTGCTCAAGGTACATCAAGATGCTAAATATGACCGTTTCCATTGGAAAGCAGTGACTGCTCCTAAAGTTCACTTTTCTGGAGACTTCGAATTTCCTTCATATGAGTTAAGGTATCTCCAGTGGGATGGATACCCTTTGGAATCTTTGCCATCAAATTTTCATGGAGAGGAACTTGTTGAACTCAAATTTCGGAGTAGCaacataaaacaactttttCAAGAAAACAAG CTTCTTGAAAAGTTGAAAGTTATCGATCTCAGTCATTCACAACATctcattgaaataccaaacaTATCAAATGCGCCAAATTTGGAGATCCTAATTCTTGAAA GGTGTGGAAACCTTGAGAGTCTTCCAAGTGACATTTGTAAGTTAAAATACCTTACAAACCTTCGTTGCTCTGAGTGcagaaaactaaaattttttccAGAAATCAAGGAGGACATGGAGAGGCTGAGAGAGCTTCATTTAAATGATACATCCATACAAGAGTTGCCATCATCAGTTAAACGTTTGAAAGGGCTTGAATATTTGGATTTGTCCGCTTGTCATAGCCTCCTCAGTCTTCCAGACAGCATTTGCAATTTGAGATCTCTTAAAACTCTCAATATTGATTTCTGTTGGAATCTCGAGAAATTGCCAGAGAATCTTGAAAGCTTGCAGTGTTTGGAGAAGTTTTATGCACAATGTGTTCGTTGTCAATGGCCTTCCCTGTCAGGTTTATGCTCCTTAAGAGAATTATATGTAAGTCGTTCCAATCTCAGGCAAGGAGCAATCCTGAGTGATATTTCCTGCTTGTACTCATTGCAAAGATTGAATCTAAGTCACTGCAATCTAGTTGAAGGTGAAATCCCTATTGAGATTTGCCATCTATCAATGTTGAAAGTACTGGACCTGAGCAGCAACCATTTTAGCAGCTTACCTGCTCGAATCAGTCAACTTTCCGAGCTGCGAGTCCTCAGGTTGAGACACTGCAAGATGCTTCAAGAAATCCCAGAGCTGCCCTCAAGCCTACGAGACATTGATGCACATGGTTGTGCATGCTTGAAAACTTTATCAAGTTCCGCATCATTGCCATGGAAGAGGCAATTATGGTGCTCTCTCTTTAATTGCTTGAAATCAGAAGTTCAG GATTTGGAATGTGGGAGTAGGTGGTCAGATGCAAAGTTTGATTGCCATTTCTATGATGGGAAGGGAATCAGTATTTTCATGCCTGGAAGCTGTGGAATTCCAGAATGGATAAAGCATCAGAAAATGGGAAGTGAAGTAACAATAGAGCTTCCTATGAATTGGCACGAGGATAAGAATCTCTTGGGTTTTGTTCTATGTTCTCTTTATGTTCCAGCTAAGGATGAACTTGAAGTAGCAGCCAATCTTTCAGTATGCGAACTGATTATCAATGGCAATCATTTCGAATCTCTTTTCTTCAGTTCCTTTTGTGACTGCTATGTGAGTGATGCATCTGATGAAGTGTGGTTGTTATATTATCCTAAGATTGGTATTCCGGCGAGGTATCGCTCAAATCAATGGAGGAACCTTGAAGTTATATTCGACGACTATATCATCGAAGGCAAACCAGTGAAGGTGGAAAAGAGTGGAGTCCATCTTATATATGACCAAGGAGAAGGATCAGGAGCAGCAGATACTAATGTTAATATCAAGAGAAGCCTTGAGGATGTAGAAAACAACCCAGCTGAGGACCCATACAATAAAAGATTGAGAGGACCTGACCCTGATCACAGGACTCAAAATAGTACTCAGTTGAATCAGGAAAGCTCTCTTTTAAGTTCTTAccaattctttaattttctttaa
- the LOC117905705 gene encoding uncharacterized protein LOC117905705, whose product MKDHMVEWGKNGCSIMSDGWTDRKERTLVNFLVNCSKGTMFMQSIDASSMIKTGEKMFELLDKWVEQVGEENFIQVITDNHSSYVMAGRLLELKRPHLYWTPCAAHCLDLMLEDIGKLPNIKRTLERAISLNGYIYNRSGLLNMMKRFTGQRELLRPAKTRFATAFITLSRLHEQKNNLRKMFTSSDWSDSKWAKEQKGKTIANIVLMPSF is encoded by the exons atgaaagatcatatggtggaatgggggaaaaatggatgttcaattatgtcggATGGATGGACCGATAGGAAAGAGAGAACTTTGGTGaactttttggttaattgttCAAAGGGAACCATGTTCATGCAATCCATTGATGCTTCTTCAATGATTAAGACGGGAGAGAAGATGTTTGAGTTACTTGACAAATGGGTAGAGCAAGTTGGTGAGGAGAATTTTATTCAAGTTATAACAGATAATCACTCAAGTTATGTGATggcag GGAGGTTGTTAGAATTAAAGCGCCCACATTTGTATTGGACACCATGTGCTGCACATTGCCTTGACTTGATGTTGGAAGATATTGGAAAGCTACCAAACATCAAGAGGACATTGGAGAGGGCTATATCACTAAATGGGTATATTTATAATCGCTCAGGGCTACTCAACATGATGAAGCGGTTTACTGGACAAAGGGAATTGCTTAGGCCTGCTAAGACTCGATTTGCAACTGCTTTCATCACATTATCGCGattgcatgaacaaaaaaacaatttgaggaAGATGTTTACAAGCTCGGATTGGTCAGATAGTAAATGGGCAAAAGAGCAGAAGGGGAAAACTATAGCCAACATAGTTCTAATGCCTTCATTTTGA
- the LOC117905706 gene encoding uncharacterized protein LOC117905706 — protein sequence MDSTSSISANVNNIPVLNGTNFKKWKEHVIIVIGCMDLDYALRDDRPVDLTSASTAEQKATMEKWEQYNRMSLMIMKHSIPEAIKGAIPEETRAKTFLDQIANQFTANEKVETSTILSKLVSMRYKGKENKSKRDEKQEE from the coding sequence ATGGATTCAACATCTTCCATATCTGCTAATGTTAATAACATTCCTGTGCTTAATGgcacaaacttcaagaaatggaaggaaCACGTTATAATTGTGATTGGGTGCATGGATTTGGACTATGCATTAAGAGATGATCGCCCTGTAGACCTTACTAGTGCCAGCACTGCTGAGCAAAAGGctactatggaaaaatgggagcaatacaatcgcatgagtctaatgataatGAAGCACTCAATTCCAGAAGCTATAAAGGGTGCAATACCTGAGGAGACCCGAGCCAAGACATTCTTGGACCAGATAGCAAACCAATTCACTGCAAACGAAAAGGTTGAGACAAgcactattcttagtaagcttgtctcCATGCGGTacaaagggaaagagaataaaagCAAACGTGATGAAAAACAAGAGGAATAA
- the LOC117905704 gene encoding uncharacterized protein LOC117905704 gives MSDLYKCILRLTRDPAKQEKVVAEVSLFTNAQGLFGNELAVRTRKTRAPAEWWAAYGASAPNLQEFAMKVLNLTCSASGCERNWSIFENIHSKRRNRLDHQRLNDLVYIKYNRALKRRYNERNTIDPISLKDIDDSNEWLIGRMEDEDSHGGAQDDFVFDDDNLTWGDVASAAGAEEARFDTRARARASSSIIPPTRGIASSSRTLPSHSLIDEDEDGGMVDSADEEDGEGYKCGDGNDDVDDFVDLEEE, from the exons ATGAGTGATTTGTATAAATGCATCTTAAGGCTAACAAGAGACCctgctaagcaagaaaaagttGTGGCCGAAGTGAGTTTGTTCACAAATGCCCAAGGACTATTCGGGAATGAGTTAGCTGTTAGGACAAGAAAGACTAGAGCACCag CTGAATGGTGGGCTGCATATGGAGCTTCAGCTCCAAATTTGCAAGAGTTTGCAATGAAAGTCCTCAACTTAACATGCAGTGCATCAGGTTGTGAACGGAAttggagcatctttgaaaat ATTCATAGCAAGAGGAGAAATAGGTTAGATCATCAACGCTTGAATGATTTGGTGTACATTAAGTATAATCGAGCCTTGAAGAGAAGATACAATGAACGTAACACCATTGACccaatttccttgaaagatatagatgatagcaatgaatggttgatagggagaatggaagatgaggattctcatggaggtgcacaagatgattttgtatttgatgatgacaaTTTGACATGGGGTGATGTTGCTAGTGCTGCTGGAGCTGAGGAGGCTAGGTTTGATACTAGAGCTAGAGCTAGAGCAAGCTCAAGCATAATACCACCAACAAGGGGGATAGCTTCAAGTTCTAGAACTTTGCCTTCTCATTCActaatagatgaagatgaagatggaggCATGGTTGATTCAGCagatgaagaagatggggaaggctacaaatgtggtgatggaaatgatgatgttgatgattttgttgatttagaggaGGAGTGA